In Amaranthus tricolor cultivar Red isolate AtriRed21 chromosome 3, ASM2621246v1, whole genome shotgun sequence, a single window of DNA contains:
- the LOC130808248 gene encoding uncharacterized protein LOC130808248 — protein MVPQAKQQYVRDFMVDMRARQEQAAVHSQAQRSSTLEQVRSRLERQSSLHSHTVGSGDDHTDYDNSVSREESVGQDESVGHPVDWTLIRGHAAKVIFEGLERTPPILECRPRKKTLDLIIRLQDMSDELYRVLPASPLGRLLYIMHQHIDSALITAFELVLTVHFPWNRLIKTGSWAWPAFLGSHCRSCVRRGTSPAVALTWVHCCSYATVLRLWILKLLLVDKTRVGMRPHPVLAVAADQADIARGTLTLAYLYRQLGMATRTGCKTIAGCLILLQIWIYEYFPAFRPNLRQADMPNKTRAEMWSPQKPIRELSRLRDCRSILDAMIETQVEWTPYMTSARALLNEHPRIAYIGGITCFDVVEVYLPERTVRQLGFAQDIPPPPLRPTQAVRPAQGSYSVTFSSSPMFTEMWSRFPYCARVVEQALRRTSVPSEAGPDYVDWFRVSSHCFLIPGEGPAAAFGVADNRVKYFAAEYSARLAPLLRMPAIAQMTPRKRDVADMYLDDLRELFAEWQQCRGRSP, from the exons ATGGTACCACAAGCAAAGCAGCAGTACGTGAGAGATTTTATGGTGGATat GCGAGCAAGGCAAGAACAGGCGGCCgtacatagtcaggcccaacgttcaagTACCCTAGAGCAAGTGCGTAGTCGCTTGGAGCGCCAGAGTAGCCTACATAgtcatacggtcggctcaggtgacgaTCATACTGATTACGACAATTCTGTTAGCCGGGAAGAGTCTGTCGGTCAGGATGAGTCTGTCGGTcatcctgttgattggacgCTCATAAGAGGGCATGCTG CAAAGGTAATATTCGAGGGATTGGAGCGcacccctccgattttggaatgtCGTCCTCGGAAGAAGACGTTGGATTTAATCATCAGACTgcaggacatgtctgatgaatTGTACAGGGTGTTACCTGCCAGTCCCCTTGGTCGTCTGCTgtatataatgcaccagcacatcgacagtGCTCTTATTACAgcattt GAATTGGTattgacggttcacttcccgTGGAACCGTCTGATCAAGACTGGCAGCTGGGCCTGGCCGGCCTTTTTGGGGAGCCATTGTCGGAGCTGCGTGCGAAGGGGCACTTCACCAGCAGTAGCATTAACGTGGGTGCAttgttgcagctatgccaccgttctcagACTATGGATACTCAAGCTACTGCTCGTGGATAAAACTAGAGTCGGGATGCGTCCTCACCCTGTTCTTGCTGTCGCCGCTGATCAGGCTGACATTGCCCGGGGTACTTTGACGCTTGCGTACttgtatcgccaactgggtatggcgacaaggactgggtgcaagactattgctggttgtcTGATACTGTTGCAGatatggatttacgagtacttcccagCCTTCCGCCCCAATCTGCGTCAAGCTGACATGCCGAACAAGACTAGGGCAGAGATGTGGTCCCCTCAGAAGCCAATCCGTGAGCTGAGCAGATTGAGAGACTGTAGGAGCATACTGGACGCCATGATAGAGACACAG gtggagtggactccgtacatgacttctgCTAGGGCtttattgaacgagcacccacgTATCGCCTATATCGGTGGTATCACCTGTTTCGATGTCGTGGAGGTTtatttgcctgagaggacagtgAGGCAGCTCGGTTTTGCACAGGATATTCCTCCCCCTCCGctgagacctacccaagctGTGCGACCGGCACAGGGCTCCTACTCAGTGACATTCTCTTCTTCTCCTATGTTTACTgagatgtggagtaggttcccctactGCGCTCGCGTAGTTGAGCAGGCATTGCGTCGGACatcggttccatcagaggctggcCCTGATTACGttgactggtttagagtgtcttccCACTGTTTTCTCATCCCTGGTGAAGGACCTGCTGCTGCGTTTGGTGTAGCGGATAACAGAGTCAAATAC TTTGCTGCTGAATATAGTGCTCGACTTGCGCCATTGCTCAGGATGCCAGCTATTGCCCAAATGACGCCTCGGAAAAGAGATGTTGCTGATATGTATTTAGATGATCTTAGAGAGTTGTTTGCGGAATGGCAACAGTGTAGAGGGCGTAGCCCTTAA